A portion of the Sabethes cyaneus chromosome 3, idSabCyanKW18_F2, whole genome shotgun sequence genome contains these proteins:
- the LOC128743758 gene encoding general transcription factor IIF subunit 1-like, translating into MSRPSERYAGGSAGSSSSPPVSVQELSIRAPKELNKKYNVMRFTGSQNVDFTQWRSVKMERENNLKAFKGQIDEELPKFGAGSEFNREVREEARRKRYGIQAKKYRPEEQPWILEEGGKKDGKKFRGVREGGVGENSAYYVFVQAPDGAIEAYPLHEWYNFQPIQRYKALTAEEAEEEFGKRKKALNYFSLMLQKRLKGDDDIEEDQEEEEEGKKSGGAKAKMLKISDMDEWIDSDDMNSSDEEEKPKVEDSDEEVDGKKPKKKVLAESKKRKRDVDEEALEESDDGDDEGRELDYISDSSESESEPESKASNELKSVAEEDALRKLLTSDEDSEDEEKKSEEEDVSEKEEEKKCKSSKDNEDNHSKKKKKNKRKRKSDYVKKDSSSSSSDSDTDPDAYNISSKQSFGSNLSSANNCQSASSSAPLQNGMKRKLTGSEVPSADLNNNMSAPAKKIKLDSAMALSPTFSGNSNSSDYDITEKTVRRYLKRKPVTTTELLAKFKSKSIGVSSEKLIATMTAVLKKINPVKQKIEGKMYLSI; encoded by the coding sequence ATGAGTCGACCATCTGAAAGGTATGCTGGTGGATCAGCTGGCAGCTCATCCAGTCCGCCAGTTTCAGTGCAGGAGTTATCCATCCGGGCACCAAAGGAGTTGAATAAAAAGTACAACGTAATGCGTTTCACCGGGTCACAAAACGTTGACTTCACTCAGTGGCGTTCGGTCAAAATGGAACGGGAGAACAATCTAAAGGCATTCAAGGGGCAAATTGACGAGGAATTGCCGAAATTTGGAGCTGGTTCCGAGTTCAATCGTGAGGTACGGGAGGAGGCTCGCCGGAAGCGCTATGGAATTCAGGCCAAGAAATATCGGCCTGAGGAGCAACCGTGGATACTGGAGGAAGGTGGTAAAAAAGACGGAAAGAAGTTTCGTGGCGTCCGAGAAGGAGGCGTAGGAGAAAATTCGGCCTATTATGTTTTTGTACAGGCTCCGGACGGAGCGATTGAAGCATATCCTTTGCATGAGTGGTATAACTTTCAGCCTATTCAACGGTATAAAGCGCTAACGGCTGAGGAAGCGGAAGAAGAGTTTGGTAAGAGAAAGAAAGCACTGAACTACTTTTCGCTGATGCTACAAAAACGTCTGAAGGGCGATGATGACATCGAGGAAgatcaagaagaagaagaagaaggtaaaAAAAGTGGTGGTGCAAAAGCGAAGATGTTAAAAATCAGTGATATGGACGAGTGGATCGATTCGGATGATATGAATTCGTCGGATGAGGAAGAAAAGCCTAAGGTGGAAGACAGTGATGAAGAAGTAGATGGAAAAAAGCCCAAAAAGAAAGTTTTGGCTGAAAGcaagaaaagaaaacgagaCGTAGATGAGGAAGCTTTAGAAGAATCGGACGATGGCGATGATGAGGGCCGAGAGCTTGATTATATTTCCGACTCATCGGAAAGTGAATCCGAACCGGAATCGAAAGCCAGCAACGAGCTGAAATCAGTTGCAGAGGAAGATGCCCTTCGCAAATTATTAACATCGGAcgaagattccgaagatgaagAAAAGAAATCTGAAGAAGAGGATGTAtctgaaaaagaggaagaaaagaaGTGCAAATCCTCTAAAGACAACGAAGATAACCATtccaagaaaaagaagaaaaataaacgaaagaGGAAGTCTGATTACGTTAAAAAGGACTCGTCAAGTTCCAGCTCGGATTCGGATACCGATCCAGATGCCTACAATATCAGTTCAAAGCAAAGTTTCGGTTCGAATTTGTCCAGCGCTAATAATTGCCAATCGGCTTCATCAAGCGCGCCCCTGCAGAACGGAatgaaacggaagttaactGGATCGGAAGTGCCTTCGGCAGACCTCAACAACAACATGTCGGCGCCGGCCAAAAAGATCAAACTGGATTCGGCGATGGCTTTATCGCCCACATTTTCCGGCAACAGTAACAGCAGTGATTATGATATAACGGAAAAAACGGTGAGGCGCTATTTGAAGCGCAAACCGGTGACTACCACGGAGCTACTCGCTAAGTTCAAAAGCAAGAGTATTGGCGTTTCAAGTGAGAAGCTTATCGCAACGATGACTGCCGTCTTGAAAAAGATCAACCCCGTTAAGCAGAAAATTGAGGGTAAGATGTATCTCAGCATTTAG